In Plasmodium falciparum 3D7 genome assembly, chromosome: 13, the following are encoded in one genomic region:
- a CDS encoding kinetochore protein SPC25, putative produces MEDILDNIEIKNSLQKQINEVMDENEKQYNEIKAYIENEKKQIEIMKNKTKEKKISINRLNHEIEANTVLVTELKESVMEEEKKLEEYPKLISEINNKLNLILKNFDSSKLEYNTVKLHKDYIQGEWKKKLETLYKLLGFEIILEDDKIVIEFSNIQDSEPQKKYRATLVLKNGIYEVIETNPRINKFEDFVDSLNKGLPFTTFCCLLRRSFKELK; encoded by the exons ATGGAAGATATATTAGATAACATCGAGATAAAGAATTCTTTAcagaaacaaataaatgaagttatggatgaaaatgaaaaacaatataatgaGATAAAAGCATAcatagaaaatgaaaaaa AGCAAATAGAAATTATGAAGAATAAaactaaagaaaaaaagatatcAATAAATCGGTTAAATCATG AGATTGAGGCTAACACGGTATTGGTCACAGAATTGAAGGAAAGTGTGATG gaggaggaaaaaaaattagaggAATATCCCAAATTAATTTCTgagattaataataaattaaatttaattttaaaaaattttgattCGTCCAAATTGG aaTATAATACAGTTAAATTACACAAGGATTATATTCAAGGAGAATGGAAGAAAAAACTAGAAACCTTGTATAAGCTTTTAGGGtttgaaataatattagAAG ATGATAAAATAGTTATAGAGTTTTCAAATATTCAAGATTCTGAACCACAAAAGAAATATCGAGCAACTCTTGTTTTGAAAAATGGGATATATGAAG taATTGAAACGAACCCAcgtattaataaatttgaaGATTTTGTCGACAGTTTAAATAAAGGATTACCCTTCACTACTTTTTGTTGTCTACTCAGACGATCatttaaagaattaaaataa
- a CDS encoding dynactin subunit 2, putative, which produces MKDEIEEGDEKKENFQNRQREIETNEYKTNHENNNNMDEIRKDNNISNNINENLKRDDSSDYNVKENIPMVHKDSIIKEDISSKNDLLLDDKNNFVKNMITPEIQNEQMIDKDMLNNIKLYSKKFEEKRKKDILNCYNECNNNNNNKATNKKDYSSYLDNNKKVVKEKLKPDIRDIFYKSQEKEIFEYIPDSSNYYVCHNEPKELYKDIVNLNKNILDNININIYSSPLDTYLSNMMTEYSEKEHEHILKEENSSIILNDEEKIKKYKQEDIEIKEFIDISTYNEPKHSYEFYKNKILKIYDNGVQVEIQPDKLKYNNSTYYEYNQGMKSFLEDPLCYLQKLKCEVDDISSYIIEIGNIHTTNEALNNEGNNNNNILNDEEIKENDKLIKHILHDREPQEVLVELLSLKKDITNILNDESLKKYFQHEYNNKEIYNEGNEKCDTYDKNDMNYPVNINSNNVDIHTLFETLQNCDDLFSNNTNIQSCSENQIDNTKSVQKFDIYTVKNKKEERHIHVTDLLTMEKKITRIEKVLGIDKMSMLPYDDLNHAILDIYNKLSLLDNNKLENVKKKVQILQSEFLNLKKYKKELLNISKERGNYEETIDELFKILDIWKKTHHIIPNVLSRLYQLKKIHDNADSFSSRINDLENEQIKLSDTLNIAESNIKLINSKMDESIELLKNTLTKIECQNSTYNK; this is translated from the exons ATGAAGGACGAAATAGAAGAAGGAGatgaaaaaaaggaaaattttcaaaatagACAGAGGGAGATTGaaacaaatgaatataaaacaaatcatgaaaacaacaacaatatgGATGAGATaagaaaagataataatatatcaaataatataaatgaaaatttaaaaaggGACGATTCTAGTGATTATAAtgttaaagaaaatataccTATGGTACATAAGGATAGTATTATAAAAGAGGATATATCATcaaaaaatgatttattgctagatgataaaaataattttgtaaaaaacaTGATTACACCTGAAATACAAAACGAACAAATGATAGATAAAGACatgttaaataatataaagttGTATAGCAAAAAATTtgaagaaaaaaggaaaaaagatATACTGAATTGTTATAAtgaatgtaataataataataataataaagctacaaataaaaaagacTATTCGTCATATTtagataataacaaaaaagtagtgaaagaaaaattaaaacctGATATAcgtgatatattttataaatctcAAGAGAAAGAAATCTTTGAATATATCCCAGATAGTAGTAATTATTATGTATGCCATAATGAACccaaagaattatataaagatatagtAAATCtgaacaaaaatattttggataatataaatattaatatatattcatcacCATTAGATACTTATTTATCAAATATGATGACTGAGTACAGTGAAAAAGAACATGAACATAtcttaaaagaagaaaattcaAGTATTATACttaatgatgaagaaaagataaaaaaatacaaacaaGAAGATATAGAAATCAAGGAATTTATAGACATTAGTACATATAACGAACCAAAACATTCTtatgaattttataaaaataaaattttaaaaatttatgatAACGGAGTACAAGTTGAAATTCAACcagataaattaaaatataataattctacttattatgaatataatcaAGGAATGAAAAGTTTTCTTGAAGATCCTCTATgttatttacaaaaattaaaatgtgaAGTAGATgatatatcatcatatataatagaaataGGAAATATTCATACTACAAATGAAGCACTAAACAATGAaggtaacaataataataatatattaaatgatgaagaaattaaagaaaatgataaactcataaaacatatattacatGATAGGGAACCCCAAGAAGTACTAGTAGAATTgttatcattaaaaaaagatataacaaatatattaaatgatgaatcattaaaaaaatattttcaacaTGAATATAACaacaaagaaatatataatgaaggAAATGAAAAGTGTGATACATACGATAAGAATGATATGAACTATccagtaaatataaatagtaataatgtTGATATACATACACTATTTGAAACCCTACAAAATTGTGACGACttattttctaataatacaaatatacaaTCTTGTAGTGAAAATCAAATCGATAATACAAAGAGCGTTCAAAAGTTTGATATATATAccgtaaaaaataaaaaagaagaaagacATATTCATGTTACAGATTTGTTAACTATGGAGAAAAAAATTACTAGAATTGAAAAAGTTCTAGGTATTGATAAAATGTCCATGTTACCATATGATGATCTTAATCATGCAATTCtagacatatataataaattatcattattagaTAATAACAAATTAGAGAATGTCAAAAAAAAGGTACAAATTCTTCAATCCGAATTtctaaatttaaaaaaatataaaaaggagCTATTGAATATATCTAAAGAAAGAGGAAATTATGAAGAAACGATAGATGAACTTTTTAAAATTCTAgatatatggaaaaaaacACATCATATCATACCAAATGTATTATCAAGATTATATCAACTTAAAAAGATACACGATAATGCTGATTCATTTTCTTCCAGAATTAACG atttagaaaatgaacaaataaagTTATCCGACACATTAAATATAGCAGAATCAAATATCAAATTAATTAATTCGAAAATGGATGAAAGTATAGAATTATTGAAAAATACATTAACGAAAATAGAATGTCAAAACAGTAcctataataaataa
- a CDS encoding protein transport protein SEC61 subunit alpha — translation MVRFLNLIKPVMFLLPEVQSPDRKLPFKEKLLWTAVSLFVFLICCQIPLYGIVTSKSSDPFYWMRVILASNRGTLMELGISPIVTSGMVMQLLAGSKIIDVDQSLKEDRTLFQGAQKLLGLLITLGEAIAYVISGIYGNISEIGTGHAIIIILQLFFAGVVVILLDELLQKGYGLGSGISLFIATNICETIMWKSFSPTTINTDKGIEFEGAIISLIYCLFTESNKISALKKAFYRTHAPNVTNLLATILVFLIVIYLQGFRVDLSVKYQSVRGQQGTYPIKLFYTSNIPIILQTALVSNLYFFSQILYKRFKNSILVNLLGQWQEVESSGTSIPIGGLAYYISPPNSFADITNDPFHTLVYISFVLVACAFFSKTWIEVSGSSAKDVAKQLRDQQIGMRGFRDTPTSLTRVFNRYIPTAAAFGGMCIGALTILADFLGALGSGTGILLAVTIIYQFYEMLVKEQEKAASLF, via the exons atgg TGAGATTTTTGAATTTGATCAAGCCtgttatgtttttattaccAGAGGTTCAGTCTCCAGATAGAAAGTTACCATTTAAAGAGAAATTATTATGGACTGCTGTTtctttgtttgtttttttgatATGTTGTCAAATACCATTATATGGTATCGTCACAAGTAAATCTAGTGATCCTTTTTATTGGATGAGAGTTATATTAGCTTCTAACAGAGGTACTTTAATGGAATTAGGTATATCTCCTATTGTTACTAGTGGTATGGTTATGCAATTATTGGCCGGTTCTAAGATTATAGATGTTGATCAGAGCTTGAAAGAAGATCGTACATTATTTCAAGGAGCACAGAAGTTATTAGGATTATTGATTACCTTAGGTGAAGCTATAGCATATGTGATAAGTGGAATTTATGGAAATATATCTGAGATAGGTACAGGTCATgctataataattatacttCAGTTATTTTTTGCTGGTGttgttgttatattattagatgAATTATTACAGAAAGGATATGGATTAGGTTCTggtatttcattatttatagcAACTAATATATGTGAAACAATTATGTGGAAATCTTTTAGTCCTACAACAATAAATACAGATAAAGGAATAGAATTTGAAGGTGCAATAATATCATTAATTTATTGTTTATTTACAGAATCAAACAAAATATCTGCATTGAAAAAAGCTTTTTATAGAACACATGCACCTAATGTTACTAATTTGTTAGCTACCATATTAGTGTTTTtgattgttatatatttacaaggATTTAGAGTTGATTTATCTGTTAAATATCAGAGCGTAAGAGGACAACAAGGAACGTATCCTATAAAATTGTTTTATACTAGTAATATACCCATTATATTACAAACAGCTTTGGTATCGAACTTATACTTCTTTTCTcagattttatataaaagatttaAGAATAGTATCTTAGTGAATTTGTTAGGACAATGGCAAGAAGTTGAATCGAGTGGTACATCTATACCTATTGGAGGTTtagcatattatatatcaccACCTAATTCTTTTGCAGATATCACAAATGATCCATTCCATACATtggtatatatatcatttgtaTTAGTTGCCTGTGCTTTTTTTTCGAAAACTTGGATTGAAGTATCAGGAAGTTCAGCTAAAGATGTAGCAAAACAATTAAGAGATCAACAAATTGGAATGAGAGGATTCAGAGATACACCTACATCTTTAACACGTGTATTTAATAGATATATCCCAACTGCTGCAGCTTTTGGTGGAATGTGTATTGGAGCTCTAACAATTCTTGCTGATTTTCTTGGAGCTTTAGGAAGTGGTACAGGTATATTATTAGCAGTAACAATAATTTATCAGTTTTATGAGATGTTAGTAAAAGAACAAGAAAAAGCAGCATCATTATTTTAg
- a CDS encoding nuclear import protein MOG1, putative: protein MEETLYEKHFFDKYIKMDIPNNYLDASRFRIIPDNQEVYVHKYDNRCFIIEVLCYEVMNDNDKSKYYFNDLAKENGSIENMIIVNNNSLSHVQRNYNLIVGKQKIKKQNENDYENVFLYIGIFPYKEYNADILITWNVPKDNFNIHPELDIFNNMLKSFRILDYQLFV from the coding sequence atggaagaaacattatatgaaaaacatttttttgaTAAGTACATAAAGATGGACATACCTAACAATTATTTGGATGCTTCAAGATTTAGAATAATTCCTGACAATCAAGAAGTATATGttcataaatatgataatagaTGTTTTATAATTGAAGTATTATGTTATGAAGTTATGAATGATAATGACAAAAGTAAGTATTATTTTAATGATTTAGCTAAGGAAAATGGAAGTAtagaaaatatgataattgtaaataataatagtttaTCACATGTACAgagaaattataatttaattgtagggaaacaaaaaattaaaaaacaaaatgaaaatgattatgaaaatgttttcttatatataggtatatttccatataaagaatataatgctgatatattaataacatgGAATGTACCAAaagataattttaatatacatcCAGAATTAGATATATTTAACAATATGTTAAAATCCTTTAGGATTCTTGATTACCAATTAtttgtttaa
- a CDS encoding DNA/RNA-binding protein Alba 2: MPGSTKSDTKLENEIRISYKSDALDYVYKAIVLFETYDEIILSGVGKAISSVVNVAEMVKRRAKGLHQFTKLYEKEHVIKREDNSGLKKNAKNEDKKSGDEEEEEEEEEEDEENNKNKEANNRTVEFITTVPCMKIILSKNEDKIDKNEIGYQKPLDEKEVNVMTPEQILKEKSYRRRYRRGGRGGDRFRSYRRNYYETSMWNNRRYEKRN; the protein is encoded by the exons atGCCGGGTAGCACAAAGAGTGATACAAAATTAGAAAACGAGATTAGAATTAGTTACAAGAGTGATGCATTAGATTATGTCTATAAAGCTATTGTATTATTCGAGACCTATGatgaaattattttatcaGGAGTAGGAAAAGCTATAAGTTCTGTTGTTAATGTAGCTGAAATGGTAAAAAGGAGAGCCAAGGGCTTACACCAGTTTACCAAGCTTTACGAAAAGGAGCATGTAATTAAAAG AGAGGATAATAGTGGCTTGAAAAAGAACGCAAAAAATGAAGACAAGAAATCGGGGGATGAAGAagaggaagaagaagaagaagaagaagatgaggaaaacaataaaaacaAAGAAGCAAATAACAGAACTGTTGAATTTATTACTACTGTTCCATgtatgaaaattattttatcaaaaaatgAGGATAAAATTgacaaaaatgaaatagGTTATCAGAAACCATTGGACGAAAAAGAAGTAAATGTTATGACCCCAGAACAAATATTAAAGGAAAAATCTTATAGAAGAAGAT ATAGAAGAGGAGGACGTGGTGGTGATCGATTTAGATCATATCGAAGAAACTATTATGAAACATCCATGTGGAATAATAGAagatatgaaaaaagaaattaa